GCGGAGGTCAGCGCGCAGCGCTGCCCTCGACGTAGTCGCTGTCCTGCTGCTTCCACGCGAACAGACCGCGCAGCTCCTTGCCGGTCGCCTCGATGGGGTGACCCTGCTCCTTCTCGCGGAGCTCGAGGAACTCGGTGGCGCCGTTGTCCTGGTCGTCGATGAAGCGCTTCGCGAACGCGCCCGACTGGATGTCGGCGAGCACTGCCTGCATGCTCGTCTTGACCTCGGGCGAGATGACGCGGGGGCCCGAGACGTAGTCGCCGTACTCGGCGGTGTCGGAGATCGACCAGCGCTGCTTGGCGATGCCGCCCTCCCACATGAGGTCGACGATGAGCTTGAGCTCGTGCAGCACCTCGAAGTACGCGATCTGCGGCTGGTAACCGGCCTCGACGAGGGTCTCGAAGCCGTACTGCACGAGGTGGCTCATGCCACCGCAGAGCACGGCCTGCTCGCCGAACAGGTCGGTCTCGGTCTCTTCGGTGAAGGTCGTCTTGATGACGCCGGCGCGGGTGCCGCCGATGGCCTTGGCGTACGACAGCGCGGTGTCCCAGGCCGAGCCCGAGGCGTCGCGCTCGACGGCGATGATGTCGGGGATACCGCGGCCGGCGACGTACTCGCGACGCACGGTGTGGCCGGGCGCCTTCGGGGCGACGAGGATGACGTCGACACCCTCGGGGGCGTCGATGTAGCCGAAGCGGATGTTGAAGCCGTGCGCGAAGGCGAGCGTCTTGCCCTCGGTCAGCTTGTCCTTGATGGAGTCGGCGTAGATCGAGCGCTGGTGCTGGTCGGGCGCGAGGATCATGATGAGGTCGGCCCACTCGGCGGCGTCGGCGACGCTCTTGACCTCGAAGCCGTCTTCCTGCGCCTTGGCGGCCGACTTGGAGCCGTCCTTCAGCGCGATGACGACCTCGACACCCGAGTCGCGAAGGTTCTGCGCGTGCGCGTGACCCTGCGAGCCGTAGCCGACGATCGCGACCTTCTTGCCCTGGATGATCGCGAGGTCGGCGTCGTCGTCGTAGAAGATCTCTGCCATGGAACTTTCTCCTTGGTTACAGGTCCCTGAGCTTGTCGAAGGGACCGGGGGTTGTGGGACGTACGTGGTTCGGGGAGTCGGGCCCTTCGACAGGCTCAGGGACCGACGGGTCGGGGTGTCGGGCCCTTCGACAGGCTCAGGGACCGACGGGTCGGGGTGTCGGGCCCTTCGACAGGCTCAGGGACCGACGGGGTCAGCCGCGCAGGACGCGCTCGGTGATGCTCTTGCCGCCGCGGCCGACGGCGAGCAGACCCGACTGCGCGAGCTCCTTCACGCCGAAGGGCTCGATGGCCTTGAGGAAGGCGCCGACCTTGCCCGAGTCGCCGGTGATCTCGATGACCATGGCGTCGGGGGCGTAGTCGACGACCGACGCGCGGAACAGGTTGACGACCTCGACCACGTTCGAGCGCGTGGCGTTGTCGGCGCGTACCTTCACCAGCACGTGCTCGCGCTGAACGGATGCCGACGGGTCGAGCTCGACGATCTTGATGACGTTGATGAGCTTGTTCAGCTGCTTGGTCACCTGCTCGAGGGGAAGTCCCTCGACGTCGACGACCACCGTGATGCGCGAGAGTCCGGGCACCTCGGTGACGCCCACGGCGAGCGACTCGATGTTGAAGCCGCGCCGGGCGAAGAGCCCCGCGACGCGGGTGAGCAGACCCGGCTTGTCCTCGACGAGGAGGCTCAGAACGTGACGAGACATCTCAGTCCTCCTGCTCGGCGAAGGCGGGCGAGTGGTCCCGCGCGTACTGCACGTAGCTGTTGCTGACGCCCTGCGGGACCATCGGCCACACCATCGCGTCCGCGCTCACGACGAAGTCGATGACCACGGGGCGGTCGTTCGTGTCGAGCGCGAGCTGGATGGCGGCGTCGATCTCGTCTTCCTTCTCGACGCGGATCGCGAGGCAACCGTACGCCTCGGCGAGCTTGACGAAGTCGGGGATGCGACGCGTGCCGTGACCGGTGTTGAGGTCGGTGTTGGAGTGACGGCCGTCGAAGAACAGCGTCTGCCACTGGCGCACCATGCCCAGCGAAGAGTTGTTGATGATCGCGACCTTGATCGGGATGTCGTTGATGACGCAGGTCGCGAGCTCCTGGTTGGTCATTTGGAAGCAGCCGTCGCCGTCGATCGCCCACACCGCGCGCTCGGGCTGAGCCACCTTCGCACCCATGGCCGCGGGCACGGCATAGCCCATGGTGCCGGCGCCGCCGGAGTTCAGCCAG
The DNA window shown above is from Microbacterium proteolyticum and carries:
- the ilvC gene encoding ketol-acid reductoisomerase; the encoded protein is MAEIFYDDDADLAIIQGKKVAIVGYGSQGHAHAQNLRDSGVEVVIALKDGSKSAAKAQEDGFEVKSVADAAEWADLIMILAPDQHQRSIYADSIKDKLTEGKTLAFAHGFNIRFGYIDAPEGVDVILVAPKAPGHTVRREYVAGRGIPDIIAVERDASGSAWDTALSYAKAIGGTRAGVIKTTFTEETETDLFGEQAVLCGGMSHLVQYGFETLVEAGYQPQIAYFEVLHELKLIVDLMWEGGIAKQRWSISDTAEYGDYVSGPRVISPEVKTSMQAVLADIQSGAFAKRFIDDQDNGATEFLELREKEQGHPIEATGKELRGLFAWKQQDSDYVEGSAAR
- the ilvN gene encoding acetolactate synthase small subunit, whose amino-acid sequence is MSRHVLSLLVEDKPGLLTRVAGLFARRGFNIESLAVGVTEVPGLSRITVVVDVEGLPLEQVTKQLNKLINVIKIVELDPSASVQREHVLVKVRADNATRSNVVEVVNLFRASVVDYAPDAMVIEITGDSGKVGAFLKAIEPFGVKELAQSGLLAVGRGGKSITERVLRG